A section of the Meles meles chromosome 8, mMelMel3.1 paternal haplotype, whole genome shotgun sequence genome encodes:
- the LOC123948817 gene encoding olfactory receptor 145-like encodes MATKNSSVTEFILAGLTDQPGLRIPLFSLFLGFYMVTLLGNLGLITLIGLNSRLHTPMYFFLFNLSLVDFCYSTTITPRMLKSFISKKNIILHAECMTQLFFFCFFVISESFLLSAMAYDRYVAICKPLVYTVTMSPQVCLFLLLGVYVMGFSGAMVHMGSIASLTFCHDNLVNHFMCDIFPLLELSCNSTYVHELVVFVLVAIDIGMPIVTIFISYGLILSSILHIHSTEGRSKAFSTCSSHIIVVSLFFGSGAFVYLKPPSTLPLNQGKVSSLFYTIVVPMLNPLIYSLRNKDVKVTLRKTLKRKNIFLRK; translated from the coding sequence ATGGCAACTAAAAACTCTTCTGTGACAGAGTTTATCCTCGCAGGCTTAACAGACCAGCCGGGACTCCGGatccctctcttctccctgttTCTAGGTTTCTACATGGTCACTCTGCTGGGGAACCTGGGCCTGATAACACTGATTGGGTTGAATTCTCGCCtacacacccccatgtacttttttctcTTCAACCTCTCCTTGGTAGATTTCTGTTACTCCACTACCATCACCCCCAGAATGCTGAAGAGTTTCATCTCAAAGAAGAATATCATCTTGCATGCAGAGTGTATGACTCaactctttttcttctgcttcttcgtCATTTCTGAGTCGTTTCTCCTGTCAGCAATGGCATATGACCGCTATGTCGCCATCTGTAAACCACTGGTGTACACTGTCACCATGTCTCCTCAggtctgtttatttcttttgttgggtGTCTATGTGATGGGGTTTTCAGGGGCCATGGTCCACATGGGAAGCATAGCAAGTCTGACTTTCTGTCATGACAATCTTGTCAATCATTTCATGTGCGACATCTTTCCTCTCCTTGAGCTCTCCTGCAACAGCACTTATGTGCATGAGCTGGTGGTCTTTGTACTTGTGGCCATTGACATTGGAATGCCAATTGTCACCATCTTCATCTCTTATGGTCTGATTCTCTCCAGCATTCTCCACATTCACTCCACCGAGGGCAGGTCCAAAGCTTTTAGTACATGCAGCTCTCACATAATTGTGGTATCTCTTTTCTTTGGTTCTGGGGCTTTTGTGTATCTCAAACCACCTTCCACTTTGCCCCTTAACCAAGGGAAAGTGTCCTCTCTGTTCTATACCATTGTGGTGCCCATGTTAAATCCACTAATCTACAGTTTGAGGAACAAGGATGTCAAAGTTACCTTGAGGAaaaccttgaaaagaaaaaatatttttttgagaaagtag